A window of Fusarium falciforme chromosome 1, complete sequence genomic DNA:
CGCATGTCGCGCTTGCCAACGGTACGACACCCGCGAACCGCTTCGACACGGCTGCGTAGGTTGTACGAGGATATAGCGCCCGATGTGATGGAGGCGGAAGAGACGAAGAGAATGCTGGTGGAGGGACAGAGGGGAGCGAACATGGGACGGGCGATGATGGGTTGGACTGTAGGAATAGAGGCATTAGGGTCGCCCTAGATAGTGTTAGCAAGATCAGAGACAGGAGAAGGGGTCACTTACCATTTGAGCATATGCGATATGTCCTCCCTTAATGACATTGCTAGGCTTGGTTCCAAACCAGGCCGGATCCCAGACGACCAAGTCGGCAAACTTGCCCACCTCGATGCTTCCCACCAGGTGACTAAAGCCTTGAGCAACGGCCGGGTTGATAGTATACTTGCTCACGTAGCGCTTAACACGAGCGTTGTCAGACCCCGTGCCCTCATCCTCGGGCAGCCGACCCCTCtggatcttgttcttgtGCGCCGTGTTCCAGGTCCGGAGCACCACCTCGCCGCAGCGGCCCATGGCCTGCGAGTCGGAGCTCATCATGCTAATGGCGCCCAGGTCGTGGAGCACGTCCTCGGCGGCGATGGTCTCTGCGCGAATTCGGCTCTCGGCAAAGGCAACGTCCTCGGGGATGTTCTTGGATAGATGGTGGCACACCATGAGCATGTCGAGGTGCTCGTCAAGCGTGTTACGCGTGAACGGCCGTGTTGGGTTCGTCGACGACGGCAACACGTTCTCGTGCTCAACGACCGAGATGATGTCTGGGGCGTGGCCGCCTCCAGCACCCTCAGTGTGGTACGTGTGAATCGTCCGACCCTTGAAAGAGGCGATGGTAGACTCGACGAAGCCTGACTCGTTGAGTGTATCAGTGTGGATGAGACACTGGACATCCAGCTCATCACAGACAGTAAGGCACGCGTCGATAGCAGCGGGAGTACAACCCCAGTCCTCGTGAAGCTTGAGACCGCAAGCGCCTGCCGTGACCTGCTCGCGGAGGGCCTCAGGGGCACTGTCGTTGCCCTTGCCTGTGATTCCAATGTTGATGGGAAGGGAATCACAAGCCTGGAGCATCTGGCGCATGTAGTGGGCTCCAGGGGTACAAGTGGTTGCATTTGTTCCCGCGCTGAGATGTCAGTGAGCCCCTGAACACGGAAGTGAGGTGAAGGACAACGTACCTTGGACCAGTACCACCGCCCAACATAGTGGTGACACCGGATGCGAGGGCCTCGGGTACCTGCTGTGGACAGATAAAGTGGATGTGAGTATCGATGGCTCCGGCGGTGACAATCTTGCCCTCTCCTGCGATGACATCTGTACAGCTTCCAACCACCATGCCGGGCGTCACGCCGTCCATCACGTCTGGGTTGCCCGCCTTGCCGATGCCCACGATCATGCCCTCCTTGACTCCAATGTCTGCCTTGTAGATGCCGGTCCAGTCCACGATGAGCGCGTTAGTCACAACTAGGTCCAGTGTTTCAGCATCTGGTCGGCCCGTTGCCTGGCCCATTCCCTCACGCAGCGTCTTTCCACCACCAAACTTGCACTCGTCGCCATAGACCGTCTCGTCACGCTCAATGCTTACCCATAGATCTGTGCTGCCTAGCCGCACGAGATCACCGGTGGTGGGACCAAACATGGTTGCATACGCGGCGCGGTCCATATCAAAGGCGTCGATATAAGCCATGTCACCCGCTGGCTCAGGAGCGTGAGCAAAACCAGCTTCTTGCAACCGTGCAAGGATCTCATCAGCACGAGAAAGGTCAACAGCTCCTGATGCGAGGTTGTTACCCCCACGTATAACACGGTTGCCGCCAATCTCGACAAGCGTAACAGTCTTTGTATCGCCAGGCTCAAAGCGGACAGAAGTGCCGGCAGGAATATCGAGCCGATAACCATACGCACGAATACGGTCAAACTCGAGCTGCGGGTTGACCTCTATAAAGTGGTAGTGAGATCCCACCTGGATAGGTCGGTCTCCCCTGCTCGTCACCTGAAGACGGATCCTATTGCGGCCCTCGTTGAGAGTGACCCGTGACTTGACAGTTACTACGGCACCGGGCTGCTTCTCGTGCGCGTACTCTTCAGAGGCCGCCATGGGGAACGCATCGTTGTCCGGGACTGGGAGGAAACTTCCATACAGCGCCTTGCGGAGGTCACCATCATCGGAGCTGATGGGGTTGTGGACGGTCACGAGATATGTGCCGGATGGAAAGGTACCCTCAACTTGAATCTCATGAAGGGTACTGCACACAGAGGGGAGGACATGACGTCGACCCAGCATGGTGGCTCCAAGAGCCATAAGGTCCGCGACGGTGTGATTTCCATCGCGGATGAGTTCATGTAGGTTGTTGGCAATGAGAGCCTAGTGCGAAGCGTGTTAGTTGACAGGATACTAAGCAGCAAGGGTACGACGCCTCCAACGGGCTGTCTACAGGGTCCGAGACAGGGTCATAAAGAGGCGAAGGAACTATAGCATACTCACCGCAGCTTCCGAATGGTTCAGCTTGACTCCCCTTGCCAGTCGCCTCTGAGCAAGCACTCCCAGCTGAGAGATGACGAGCTTATCGATCTGTAGTTCCCGAGAACAACCCTGGTTAGTCGAGTCATGGGCGGCCCCAACCCCAGCCAACGACGCAGCGTGGAGACGGGGCCTTGTGAGTCTTGGCGGGAACGCACCTCTTTGGGAACCAGATGCATGTTTGATAGGCCGCTAGTTTCGTCTGTCGTCTGCAAAGCAAaaaagggagagggaggagtcAAACCGGATCGCACGGGGGCGGGATGGAGAGAAGGGGGaagggggagagagagggagggggagagAAAGAAGCTTTCCCCGGCACGGCACCGTTAGCCGTAATGAGAAAGGTAGCCTGACTTGTCTCGACTCGTCCATGACTTAAACGGGCATGGATATGGATACAGTCATTGATAATAATATCTGAGCTCAGAGCCTGTGTTGTCCTGGCCCCCCACTGTCGCGTGGTTTCCAGGTTGCGATAAGGCCGGGATGAGGGTTTGGGGTTGCTCTCTTGATAAGGCCGATTGGTCATTTGCGCCCGCCGGCCATCGATTTCGGTTGTCGCCGTTTGCGGGCGAGTCTTGGCTTTCTTAGATGGTTATTTCCGGATCCAATAGTACACATGTTGTAGATGTGTGTACCGTgacatggagatggagtAGGTAGTCAACGGTCGCACATGTCAGCATTAGCTTACCTACGTCTGAATGGACTCATCCACGCAACCCTAGCTTTTCAAGTATAGAAAGCGACAATTGGTATTCTTTAATCCTGCCTACTGACCATTTATCCATCCCTCAAACACCATCTTACACCCCAAACGCCATCCACCAAACATTATATCTGCGTAAACAACTAGAAACTGCGAGGTTGAGCCATATAGGATTCCTATTCCTCCTCAACTTCCTCATCCCACTGctctttttccttctcgaGCAGGTCCGCCATGTCTTCCGTCTTGAAGATGGAGCTACCTTCGTCTGCCACCCTTGGCACTTTGCGCAGGCTTTCGTCGTCAAACACCGACCCGATAGTGTCGATCCATCGTCGGCGTCGCTCCATCAGCGTCTTGGTCAAGTCACCAATGCCCGGCCGTGCCATACCAGCGGCGCTGCCCACAAAGTGACTGCCTCCACCCGCGCCCCCAGGGCGTTTtgtcttcttgctcttgccaATTGTCCGTGTGCGCTTGAGATACGCAGCCTGGACCTGGGTGTCGAGATCTTCCAAGATAGTCTGGTATTCTTGGTAAGCCATACGCTCGCGCACCAATTCCGTCAACCGCGCTTTGCGTGCGCCGTTGATCAGCATCTGGTCCTTCAGTCGGCCTTGAAGGAGACGTAGTCTCGCTGCcacctcgtcgtcgtagtGCCCGTCAAACTCGGCCTCAAATCCTTCAAGAGGTAGAAAGCCAATGTGCCTCAGTTCCTGTTTGATGCGCTCATCGACTTGCGAGTACTCCAACTTCGGATGTGATGCCTTCTTCCAAGCCTCTGTAGATGACTCTGGCATAAATGCTGCCGGTTGTTGGGGATTTGACTTTTCATCAGAACCTCCAGCATGATCTTCGCCATTGACATCGCCGTTCATACTGACATCTCCATTAGTAGCACCGTTAGTTGTTGGTTTGTCATCTGAAGGTTGTGCGCGAGCCTCTGGTCGAAGGGTTTGCATCAGCCGTGTCAGCAGAGGGCCAACAGATAGCTTGTCCGTTTCTCCCACGTCGTCATCCATGTTGTCGATGCTTCCGCGCGGTTGGTTGGGTGGGAGCTTATCGCGGCCTTGTTGAGGTGTATCGATCGACATTGcgccgtcctcctcggcccaGATCTCTGTGTAATGTCTCTTGCCGCGCTTGGGCATGACAAAGGGCGTGACCCGGTCTCCCCTCTCGCGCAAAAATGCCAGGTCCTCCTCGGAAAATGGTCGAAAGAAGGGGTCGATGTATGACGAGAAAGTGGTAAAGTTGATCTGACTGCTAGGCTTCGCATTGCTAAAGTCCTTGTCGGGCGGATCTCCCGCAATGAGATCAGCGAGATCAGACTTGGGGTATGTTGCGACTGAATAGATCTCTTTGCGTTCCTCGTCTGGCATGCCGGGATAGGTAGGTCGAATCTCGTACACGGTTGGGTCAGGGAAGGTGGAGGGATCCTCGCCGAAAGTCATTGCTTGAGGTTGTTCGCGGCGGGGCGGCGcaccctcgtcctcggaACTTGACTCTTCGTCTTCCTTTGATTCCaccttagctttattatcgACGTCCATAGCCGATGGtgaagcagcggcagcggggGATAGCGAGGAGCTTGCTTCGCGATCGTGTTTGCGTTTGGAATCTCTCATGGGAGACGAACGTTCTAGTAAAAATACTGTTAGCATAGTTCTCAACAACTCAACAGGGTGGCCGCAGTTTCTGCCAGTTGTCGGCACTGGCAACCACCTGTCTCACAAAATTCCGAACAGCATAGGAAGTCATACCAACATTGCCTTCCTGTGGCGCAAGCGTATCGGGCTTCTTTCTCTTGTGTTTAGGTCGttttccttcttggtcgCCATCGGCACGCCCAGAGTAATCGTCCGGTCGCTTCTTGCGCTCGTCGGCCAAATGTCGCATTCCGCGGTCGTAAAAGGTTGAGCGCTTTTCCATAATATTGGATAAACTCTTTAGGCGCTCGATCATGCCATCGAGGCTCTTGGAATCGGGGATGGTGGCATTGGAGGCGGACTGATCGACCATATCATCGTAGGTGAGGTTGCGAAAGAGAATCACCCGAGTATTCAAGTAGTCCGGATCGTACACATCCTGCGGCGGGAGGCTAGCCGTCGCAACTGGGGCGGGCGTCGTGTTGCGGCTCTGCTTCTGAATGGCGGCAGAGTTCTTCTTGCCAGTGCCCTTCTGACTCGACCCGGGCGGCATCGTGACGGGTGTCTATTTGGAGGGCCGGCGCGGCTTGAGCATATACGATTTTCGGAGATACGTGgcctcgaggaagatgaagttAGATGCTGTTGAATAGCGACGGCAACAACAATAAAGGGAGTCGACAGGCGCGCGATCCATGCGACGTGCGTCAGAGCCGCTTCCAGCTCCAATCACTTGGCACCCCTGCCTGGTAGTGGCGTCGGCTGACGGGAGCGCGAGAGGGGCACTTCTTTCCCACGATGTTTTCGGAGAAACTGTATCTCCGAGCACGGCAACAGTAAATGCCCACCCAAGCTTCAGTTGACTGGTCTGCCATTCACACAAACGCCTTTATTGAATTCGAGTGTCGTCTACTTGGAATCAAATACTACAAAAGGTCGTCACTCTATATGCCAACACGACCAAAATGAACCACCTACCGTCATGATCCTCCAATAAGCTCCCATCCATATCGACTACTCTCTGTTATTCACGGCCTCCTCGTAGTGAAAAGGCCCTCTCAGCCCTGGTCGGGTTCGGTCAGCGATAGATTCGGCGGAGAATAATGACGTCTGGCGAAAACGGTCCGGCTGTATGGCCCCGGTGTCGGTTCTCCATAGATCTGGCACGGCCTCGGCTCTTCCCAACATGACCAACTGCTCTGGATCGAGGACGACCATCAGATGCCGGGGCAGCTCGCCATTGTCGGAGCTGTGGAGATTTAGGACCCATTCCCGGCATGAAGAACTCCGCTTGTGTCGCCGAGTGGATCTACATATTCGGCTCGACGTGACAGCACCTTGTGCCGATGCCGACGT
This region includes:
- a CDS encoding Urease, translating into MHLVPKEGCSRELQIDKLVISQLGVLAQRRLARGVKLNHSEAAALIANNLHELIRDGNHTVADLMALGATMLGRRHVLPSVCSTLHEIQVEGTFPSGTYLVTVHNPISSDDGDLRKALYGSFLPVPDNDAFPMAASEEYAHEKQPGAVVTVKSRVTLNEGRNRIRLQVTSRGDRPIQVGSHYHFIEVNPQLEFDRIRAYGYRLDIPAGTSVRFEPGDTKTVTLVEIGGNRVIRGGNNLASGAVDLSRADEILARLQEAGFAHAPEPAGDMAYIDAFDMDRAAYATMFGPTTGDLVRLGSTDLWVSIERDETVYGDECKFGGGKTLREGMGQATGRPDAETLDLVVTNALIVDWTGIYKADIGVKEGMIVGIGKAGNPDVMDGVTPGMVVGSCTDVIAGEGKIVTAGAIDTHIHFICPQQVPEALASGVTTMLGGGTGPSAGTNATTCTPGAHYMRQMLQACDSLPINIGITGKGNDSAPEALREQVTAGACGLKLHEDWGCTPAAIDACLTVCDELDVQCLIHTDTLNESGFVESTIASFKGRTIHTYHTEGAGGGHAPDIISVVEHENVLPSSTNPTRPFTRNTLDEHLDMLMVCHHLSKNIPEDVAFAESRIRAETIAAEDVLHDLGAISMMSSDSQAMGRCGEVVLRTWNTAHKNKIQRGRLPEDEGTGSDNARVKRYVSKYTINPAVAQGFSHLVGSIEVGKFADLVVWDPAWFGTKPSNVIKGGHIAYAQMGDPNASIPTVQPIIARPMFAPLCPSTSILFVSSASITSGAISSYNLRSRVEAVRGCRTVGKRDMRHNDLMPKMRVDPESYTVEADGEVCVAAPAETLPLTQQFYVY